The Antechinus flavipes isolate AdamAnt ecotype Samford, QLD, Australia chromosome 5, AdamAnt_v2, whole genome shotgun sequence DNA segment AAGAGAGGCAGGGGCTGGGAgatttttgtgattctgtgaatatTCCCTCACTTTGTCAGAGACAGACCAAACTGTAGAAAAGGGCTGACACTTAGCGGCTCACTGTCTGCTCTGTTCCATTGTCGGTGTGGAGAGGAGGGGTACCCCCTTCACAAGCAGGCTCCCATCTCGCAATCATTAAGGAACAACTTGTCCAATCTGGGCAGGGGAGCAGGTGTCGCGTAGGGAAAGGACATTCATGGAGCTTCGAGAGACCCAGGTTCTTGTCTTGGATCTGTCTTCCTGGCAAGTTTTaggattttttcccccacttttcctaacctcattttccacatctgtgaaatggacATAATTCCAACACTACTAAAGGTTATTGTGAGCAAATGCATgaactatttcttctttcatccctTCTGCTTTCAGACAGTCCAGACTGACAGGGTGGTTTCTCCAATTGTTTCAGATGATCTTGCACCAGAGACTTTTGAGGGTCTCGTCCCtcattggactgcctgaaagtccTCCAGGACTTCTGACCCCTGTCTGGATGGCTGCCAGCCCCTCCCTCTGATGGTGGCTTCTTGTGTTGAAGCAGTGGGGTTCCTACTCTGCTGGGAACATTGATCTCCCACCCACACTTCTCTGTCTAGTTCAAGCCCAGTTCAGCCGGGCTTGGGGGTTGGGATGCAGTCAGTTTCCAGATTTTCctaattccttccctccctatctTACGTCTGTAGCCATGACCACCCAGCAGAGGTTGCCTCCTTATCTTTCTTGGGAGAACATGAAGGTTACTCGCCACTCTCCTGGCCAATCCCAGGCTCGCTTAGTCTGCGCCCTCTAGACTGCAAGCAGCCGGATGACTCGGGATGGAGAAATCATTTGGGGTCATTCCTCCCGGCTTCACTCCCCCACTCCCCAGGTGGGAGACAGCAAGCTGGAGGACAGGAGGCTAGGGGCGGAAGCTCTGTGGAGCCTTCTTTCCGTCTGCTTAGTTAGTCCTCACTGACCCCTTAGTCGTGGTGGGAAATTCTCATTCCTTCCTGGCAACTCTGAGCTCTGTGTTCTGACCTCTTGGAGCTGTGTTTCATGGAGATTTTTAAGTCTCTGATCATTTCCAGCCCATCCAGTGTTCCAGCTCCCCCTGTTCCCACAGACAACGCTCATTCTCTCCCCTGCTTTAGCCTGGGGAAACCATCTTGTATATTAGAGGAAATCATCCCATGAGGAAGAGGCAAAGGTCAGTGCATGAAAAGTAGGAAGATGAATAGgcacaatattttatatttatatatatatgtatatatacacacacatatcctagTTCCTTGTGTTTATCCCCTAATTAGACTGCAGACTTCAAGAAAGTGACAATGATAGCTCCTTCAATTTGGGATGACCACCCAGGACCTAGCACGTGTCCAGCACACAGTGGGTActtaatatgtttaataaatggaatggaatgcatgaggaaagaaagggagaccattccccctccttccctgGGGTGATGGAAAGCATCTCAGAAGTAGAATTAATTAACATAACAAGGATTAACTGGAAAATACCACACACAAATAAGTTTCATTCATTCTAGGGAAGATAGACCCCATAGCTGCTCAGCTAGTTCCCCCCAAAGCCCCTCCAGGATCCCACCCTATACCTCCCTCCAATACTCCCTCAACACTCCAGTATTAGTCTTCATCTCCTTTCTCACTTATTCTCCAGGTCCCCCACCTCAACTTCCTTCTCCACAATCTCCCTTATCTCCCCCACTTTAGATGGAGTGTTTGTGTCCTTCTCTTGCACAACTATACTACAGACCCCAATTAAGCCTCTGAGCTGGGATCTCTCAATTAATGGGGTTGGCTCCTGGACCTGGAGCCTTGGTTACAGCCTTGCTGCttataagaaaggagaaaggctTTAGAAATCCTAAGGGCACGAATCAATTCCCTAACCAGAAGCAGGCAAGACTCAAGGCAGCCAATTGTCTAGAAAAGGCCAACCTGAAGTTAAGGCTTTGAGATCTTTTCCACAGAACAAAgaataggagggagggagaggaaccTTCTCCCACACATCCCGTCCCAGGTCTTCAGTAGCAGCAGAATTAAAAATGCTCTCTTCCATTCTCCAGTCCCCAGAAGTGCTCTTCTGATGGGAGACTACAATTCTGCCTGCCCCTGGGGGAAGGGCTGACGTGTGGCTAAGGCCTAAAATTGGTGGAAATTAAGGGATGGCGGCCTCTCTAGAGACCACAGACCCGTTCTTTAGCTCCCCAGCCCCACGCATGTCCTTCCAGCTGGACACAGTCACTGTGAGATCAAGAAGTCCCCAAGAGACTGAGATGAGGTGGGAGACACCACAGCTGGAACCACTCTGCTCCCAGCTCCTTAGGATAGTTCCAAGGCCTCTCAGAAGCCTGGGGTCTGTCTTCTCCTCCCCGACGCCCAGCTGGTTATTCAGGAGGAAAGGCATCGGGCTAACTCCTATGAGACCATCCATTCTCCGGGATTCAGAACGGAGGATGCTTCTTAACATTTATTCGGGGCCTTATTCCTCCCCAACTTTTTGTATAATCACAGAATCAGAAGTTAGAGATCTGCTCCAACTGCTCCATTTTAAAGATTGGGAAATTGAGGCTACAAGGATGTCCAATGGGTTCCAGCCTCCAGAGGGAAATCACTTTGCTCTTCAATCCATGGCCCGTTTCCAAAGGAGTGCTTTTTGAGAGCTTAAGGCGATTGTTTTGGTGCTTGTTCTTCGCCTAAAAACCTGGAGAATGGAAAGGGGGCTAGGATTGCTATGCAAGGCCAAGGCCTGCGGCGCTTGCCCAGTGGGTGGTACTGACTTGCCCGGGGCTGAGGAGCTGGAGGGCTAgcctgggggtgggggtaggcAGAGGAGAGGCAGGGCAGCCGGCTGCGCCAGAGAGGGGTCCTGATTTGATTTTAGGTCCCAGTGGGTCAGAGCCCACCCCTGTATCTTGAACATAATGTTCAGTAcatttgtctttaatttttccGGAGGAATGGGGGCTGAGGGGACGAGTGAGGAGAACGGGGGAGCGCAGGTGTTTTTCCCTCGGGCCCTGAGAAAGCCCAAGCTCAAACTCTGACCTGGGAGGGTTCCCCATTCCCGCTCTCAGGTGCTACAGCCCAAGGCCCTGCCACAGGGTCCCAGTACCGGAACCAATGGGAAAGGTACAGCTGACCCGGGCCTTGGACggttgggagggggagagggggcgTAGGCGACTTCACATTCCCCGCCACTCCCCGGTGCCCATTTCCCTCTCCCGGCCGAGGGTCGGGGCTGCTTTCTATTGCGGAGCTCTCACCTCTGCACGGCGTGGGCCTCTGACCGTTCGGGCTGAGGGTTCAGGACGCCTGGGTCTCAGCTGGGGACTCTTCCAGCTCGAGCTGTCTCCAGGGTCCAGTGCCCACCGTGCCTGACGGCCAGGAGTCCGGGCTCCGTGGAAGGGCCGAGAGGAGTCTCCCCCGGCCCCCGAGGCTGGCGTGTCCCAGGGTCCCCAGAGTCGCGCTCCGGGAAGGGGTAGCTTGGGCGAAGTTCTGGAGATCAGGCAGTGGCCGCGGCGGCTCTAGGAGCCGTGGCCGCTGCTTCCGCACCCCCAGTCGTCCTCCCGGGACGGGCGCCGCTCCCGGGCCAACTGACCGGCCAGGCTCTCGGCCCGCAGGAGCAGGCTCCCCCCCAGGAAGAGAACCCCACACAGCACAAGCAGGGAAAGCACTCCCAGCACCGCAGCCTGCAGCGCCCGCGCTCCCGAGAGGCCCCCGGCCCCCGGCCCCAGCCCCACACCCAGGGGCAATCCCGACGCGTTACAGCAGGAGCCGGGGGCGGCTTCCCCGGGCCCGGAGGCGTTCATCCTCCGCGGCCGGCAGATGTGCAAGAAAGCCAGATGTGTGCGAGACAGCCTACTGCGGCGGGGAGGGGCAAGCCGAGGAGGGCGGGACCGTTCCGCTCCCAGGCTTCTTCCACTGGGAGGTTTTACTACAGGTGGAAGGAAATCCATCATTCCTCCGCTGTGGCTTCTCCCCGGGTCCCTTCCAAATCCCCCGTCTAGCCCCGAAGGGGACCTCAGCCCAAGTTCCACTCACCTTAGCTGAAATGCTGGGCCCCATGGGtaataaattaaaggaaagagCCTCAACTCAAAGGCAACTCTCAGCCCTGTCCACCACAGCTTTCCGAATTCTCCCCGTCTCAACCTCTCCCCAGCCTCAACCTGGAGACGGCCTGGTACATAAGTGTGTGGGGTTTAGAAGCAGACTAGTTGGAAGCTCACTACTCGGTGTGACTCTGGACCAGCCGCTTAACTTTTCagagcctctgtttcctcttaTGTAAAGTGAAAGGCAGGCTTTGGACGAGGAACCAACATGTCTCCAACCTAAGCTGAAGACCAACAAAGTGAAAAAGGGACAGGAAAAGTCACTGCCTTTCAACTTTCAACAGCACGAATCTGCTTTTAGTAGGATGGCATTTGCAGATGCTTTTTCcatggggtggaggtgggggcgGGGGAGCCTGCTACCAATCCATCCACTTTTTCACCAGATGCCCATTCAGACCAACAGACATTTTTGCAAAAAAGTCTTGAGTAGGAAGCTCCAAggctgtgtatgtgtatgtgggtgAAGGCAACACATCTTTTTTAGTGACTTGATCTTTCGAGTGTGATTGGTCTAAGTGGCTGAGCACCTGTTCATCAGTCCAGGGGAGAGAGGGCCAGAGCCCAGGGAGACCTTCTCTAACTCTGCTTTCTCAGGAAGGTTTGGTGTTGGCACACatattcactcactcattctctcttttttctcctccctctccctctttttcaaaaaaatcaagGCATATATCATTGAAcgatagatttagaactgaaaaggagcTTGGTAGTCATTGCATCCAATTCAACATGTCCCCAAGTAACTACAGGCAAAGAAAAAGCTACCAGGTGCATACTTCTGCAAGCCAGGAAGTGTCCTGAGTGTAATGTTGTGGAATGGCAGGAAGAGAGACCAGCTCCAACTCCCGGGGCAATCAGAGTAATCATGGGTTTTCTGTCCCCACCAGGCCGTCTACCCACTGTGCCCTCACAGAAATCAGAAAAGTACAAGGAGACTTCGGCTCCCGCAGGTCTTGGCCCACACTCCTTCCCAGGTCCTCCCAGAGCCCAGCCATGCTGTGGAAGGGGGAAAACCTAGAAGGCTGCCCCCTAACTTAAAGAGAGTCTGCATCCCAGGGCTGGATACTTAGACCTATGTCTCAGGACAAAACACAGGGCACAGGACAGAGGTGGGGGGAGATCACCCCAAAACTCACATTTCCAACTTTTATTCACTATTACTTAGTGTGTTTTCTGTACAGAAGAGGCAGAGGGGAAAGGGACTCCCACACCAGAGGtctgaaaagacagaaaaatggtCCTAAGTAAGGACCTGAAGATAAACACATCTCCAATAGTTtgagagagatggggaaggagCCTTTGCTgtcagcacaaaaaaaaaaaaaaaaaagagagaggggaggagctACCATTCAAGAGGTCAtctgaggagggaagaagggccTGAGGATAACAGGTTGCTCCTATGAAGCTTGGCCAGGAGGCCTGACTTCTACCCACTAGCCCAGGTACCTAAACCCCTGATTTTTGTCACAACCCCTTCCGATTATCTCCCAGCAAAAGAGAGCAGATTCCCCCCTACATGCACCTTGCCCATTCAAGTCcccaaggagagaaagaatgcaGCCACCCCATTTCTGAGGCCCATAGAGTCATTCAGAAAGCTACTGAGAGTCAGTCTCCCATCCGGTCCTCTCCCTCAACCTGGCTCTTTGAATCTAGAGAGCCAACGTGTCCTTAATGAGCCTCCGCATGGTGGTGGTGACTGAGGTACCCAAGGCATCTGTGATCTGGAAGGAGATCTTGTAGAGGTAGGGCTGCACATCCCGAAGCCCCGTATCAAACACGTTGTCCACCTCGGACTGTGTGGGCATCTTGGGCAAGTACTCATGCCGGTTCATCACCTCCACGATGTTGATGACCTTCTCACAAAGCTTCTCTCCCACCTTCTCTCGGCAGATCTGCCGCTCCTGCTCTGTGGCCAAGGCCACCACGTGGACCTTAACCGTCCACACCTCCCATGGGATACACTCATCAGAAAATGGCCACCTCGACTTCTTCTTCTGGTAGAACTCCAAGGACATCTGCCCTAGGCCATCACCGCCTGAGTTCCGAAGGGCATCCTAAGGAAGCAGAGGTTACAAAGATTATAGAGATGAGACTTGAGTACTCACTTAGCTCTACCCTTACCTGGTAAACCATATCTCCTTAGCTCTTTGGAAGAGCAAGGCCTGTGTTATCACAGATGCCCCATTCCCCATCAACTGGCCTtgttggggatgggggaggaggaagttTCCAGCTGACCCCATTACTATCACCCAATAGCAAAATGTCAAGAGTTGGATTTGATTTCCAGACTATTTAGTTCtacccttcatttttcagatgaaggaactgaggccaaGACTGACTGCTAAAGTTCAGCCTGCTCTCCCATTCTCAATCAGCCTCTTCTCAATTCTTCATCTTCCCTAACTCCCCAGACAAATCTGAGAGTTTCCCAAGTCTTTCTTATGCTTTCCTTTAAAGACCACTTTTATTTAGCAAATTCTTCTATGGTACAAGACAG contains these protein-coding regions:
- the ATG101 gene encoding autophagy-related protein 101 isoform X2, whose product is MNCRAEVLEVSVEGRQVEEALLAVLHTVLLHRSTGKFHYKKEGTYSIGTVGTQDIDCDFIDFTYVRVSSEELDRALRKVVGEFKDALRNSGGDGLGQMSLEFYQKKKSRWPFSDECIPWEVWTVKVHVVALATEQERQICREKVGEKLCEKVINIVEVMNRHEYLPKMPTQSEVDNVFDTGLRDVQPYLYKISFQITDALGTSVTTTMRRLIKDTLAL
- the ATG101 gene encoding autophagy-related protein 101 isoform X1, producing MVESSGSSPQGSGWSRPKRASQPPARLVGAASGRGMNCRAEVLEVSVEGRQVEEALLAVLHTVLLHRSTGKFHYKKEGTYSIGTVGTQDIDCDFIDFTYVRVSSEELDRALRKVVGEFKDALRNSGGDGLGQMSLEFYQKKKSRWPFSDECIPWEVWTVKVHVVALATEQERQICREKVGEKLCEKVINIVEVMNRHEYLPKMPTQSEVDNVFDTGLRDVQPYLYKISFQITDALGTSVTTTMRRLIKDTLAL